The Gymnogyps californianus isolate 813 chromosome 5, ASM1813914v2, whole genome shotgun sequence genome contains a region encoding:
- the FOXA1 gene encoding hepatocyte nuclear factor 3-alpha produces MLGTVKMEGHETSDWNSYYADTQEAYSSVPVSNMNSGLGSMNTMNTYMTMNTMTTSGNMTSSSFNMSYANTGLGAGLSPGAVAGMPAGSAGPVNGMPAGVAAMGTALSPGGINAMSAQPAPMNGLSPYGGMNPCMSPMAYTQSNLGRTRDAKTFKRSYPHAKPPYSYISLITMAIQQAPSKMLTLSEIYQWIMDLFPYYRQNQQRWQNSIRHSLSFNDCFVKVARSPDKPGKGSYWTLHPDSGNMFENGCYLRRQKRFKCEKPANSKAPQEGRKDQAGASSSSSNSPLHRGHNKPAQLDTATSLSSSNPSTSPQSMDHSGSSTELKTSASAASSTISSVPALASVPHPPHSLAHEPQLHLKGDPHYSFNHPFSINNLMSSSEQQHKLDFKAYEQALQYSSYGASIPGGLPLGSASMAGRSSIEPSALEPSYYQGVYSRPVLNTS; encoded by the exons ATGTTAGGGACTGTGAAAATGGAAGGGCATGAAACCAGCGACTGGAACAGCTACTACGCCGACACTCAGGAG GCCTATTCCTCGGTGCCCGTGAGCAACATGAACTCGGGGCTGGGCTCCATGAACACCATGAACACCTACATGACCATGAACACCATGACGACCAGCGGCAACATGACCTCCAGCTCCTTCAACATGTCCTACGCCAacacggggctgggggccgggcTGAGCCCTGGCGCCGTGGCCGGCATGCCGGCGGGCTCGGCGGGGCCGGTGAACGGCATGCCGGCCGGCGTGGCCGCCATGGGCACGGCGCTGAGCCCCGGCGGCATCAACGCCATGTCTGCCCAGCCGGCCCCCATGAACGGGCTGAGCCCCTACGGCGGCATGAACCCGTGCATGAGCCCCATGGCCTACACCCAGTCCAACCTCGGCAGGACGCGGGACGCCAAGACCTTCAAGCGGAGCTACCCCCACGCCAAGCCGCCCTACTCCTACATCTCCCTCATCACCATGGCCATCCAGCAGGCGCCCAGCAAGATGCTGACGCTGAGCGAGATCTACCAGTGGATCATGGACCTTTTCCCCTACTACCGGCAGAACCAGCAGCGCTGGCAGAACAGCATCCGCCACTCACTCTCCTTCAACGACTGCTTCGTCAAGGTGGCCCGCTCCCCCGACAAGCCCGGCAAGGGCTCCTACTGGACCCTGCATCCCGACTCCGGCAACATGTTTGAAAACGGCTGCTACCTCCGCCGGCAAAAGCGCTTCAAGTGCGAGAAGCCGGCGAACAGCAAAGCCCCTCAGGAGGGCAGGAAAGATCAGGCCGGGGCCTCCAGTTCCAGCTCCAACTCCCCCCTGCACAGAGGCCACAATAAACCCGCGCAGCTGGACACCGCCACCTCCCTCTCCAGCTCCAACCCGTCCACCAGCCCCCAGTCTATGGACCACAGCGGATCGAGCACGGAGCTAAAGACCTCGGCCTCGGCCGCCTCCTCCACCATCAGCTCCGTCCCCGCCTTGGCCTCCGTCCCGCACCCCCCTCACTCCTTAGCCCACGAACCCCAGCTCCACCTCAAGGGCGATCCCCACTACTCCTTCAACCACCCCTTTTCCATCAACAACCTCATGTCATCCTcggagcagcagcacaagctgGACTTCAAAGCCTACGAGCAGGCGCTGCAATATTCCTCCTACGGGGCCAGCATTCCCGGCGGGCTGCCCCTGGGCAGCGCCTCCATGGCGGGCCGGAGCAGCATCGAGCCCTCGGCCCTAGAGCCCTCCTACTACCAAGGTGTGTATTCCAGACCCGTGCTAAACACCTCCTAG